The genomic stretch GATCCCAGTATCCAGGTTCGAATCCTGGCCCCGGAGCCATAATCTTCCAGTTGGTGGCCATTTTCCCTTTAACAGGGCAGCCAAGACGTTATTCAAAATATCTCTCTTCGAGGATAACTCCGGCCTCCTTAAGACGCCGGAAATCTTCTTTAAGTCGGCTATTGGCAATATTTTTGTTCAGCCGGGTTGTATCCAAATCCTCATCAGAAAAGCCCATGACATAGACCTTTTCCACCCGGTAGACCTGGTCGGCCAACTTGAATCGGAACATGGCCTTTAAGAAGTAGGCCTCTTTTTCTTCAACGATTTCGGCCTCTGGATGGACTTTACAGGTGGCTGTTATTCGGGCCAGATTTACCTCTCCCTCTATTCTGTTGCCCGCCTGGGCCAATTTTATGATGTCTTCAAGACGGACGATCTTCTCGGCCATAAGTTACCTCCTTATGCTTTTTACCTGCTTTAAAGGTAGTATTTCGACAAAAAAAGGCAACAAATTGCTTTTATAGAAGATTCTTAGCTAAAACTTTGATTAGTTTCCCCAGCGGGGATGATGGACGGGAAGACCAAGACGGGCCAGGAGTCGGCGGACAAAAAAGGCAACCATTTCTTCTAGAGTCTCCGGGCGATAATAAAAAGCGGGCATGGCCGGGTAGATAATCGCCCCGGCCTCAGAGGCTCGAAGCATATTTTCCAAGTGAATGCGATTAAACGGCGTCTCCCTTACAACCAGGTAAAGGGGACGGCCCTCCTTAAGAAAGACATCCGCGGCCCGATGAATAAGGTTGCTGGCCAGCCCCTGGGCCACAGCGGCCAAGGTTCCCATAGTGCAGGGACAGATAACCATGGCCTCATAGGGGGCAGAACCGCTGGCCGGGGGAGCAAAGAGATCATCCGCCCGATAGATGGCCTTAGCTAAGGAGGCAAGGTTTTGGGGAGGTTCTCCCAGTTCGTGGGCATAGACCTTTTCCCCGGCAGAGGAAAAGATGACCTCTACCTCGGCTCCGACCTCGGTGGCGTTTTCTACTAGCTTCTTACCGTAGATGGAGCCAGAGGCCCCGGTTATGGCCACCAAAAGCCTCATTTTCTCAGCCTCTTAACTATCTTCTGCCAGATGGGTTCTACCTTTTGTCTGGTGGCCTCGTCCATCTCTATTACGGCCGGCCAATCACGCAAGAAGCCTTCTTCTGGCCACTTACGGGTGGCATCTATGGCCATCTTGCTTCCGTAATGAAGGTGGGGAGCAGCGTGATCCAGAGCATCCACCGGCCCATCGACAAAGAAGATATCTCTTCTGGGATCAATGTTGTTGGTCATCCGCCAGAGGCATTCTGAAAGATCCTGGACATTTACTTCCCGGTCAAAGACGACAATGATCTTGGTGAACATCATCTGCCCTAATCCCCAAAGGGCGCAGGCCACCTTCCGAGCATGACCTGGATAACGTTTGTCAATAGAGACAAAGGCCAGGTTGTGAAAGACCCCCTCGATAGGGAGGTTCATGTCTACAATCTCTGGCAATGTCCGCTTTATGAGGGGGAGAAAAAGCCTCTCGGTAGCTTTGGCCATATAGCAGTCCTCTTGAGGAGGGCGTCCGACGATAGTGGCCGGATAGATGGCCTTTTTGCGCATGGTGAGGCAGGTAACATGAAAGACAGGATAATAGTCTGGTAAAGAGTAGTATCCGGTATGATCACCAAAGGGGCCTTCAAGGCGCCTCTCTCCGGGCTCCACATAGCCCTCCAAGACAAACTGACTGTTGGCCGGGACCTCAAGGTCTACAGTTTGGCACCTGACAAGCTCCACCGGCTCTCCGCGCAGAAAACCGGCAAAGATGAACTCATCTAAGTCATCGGGCAGTGGAGCCGTGGCCGCATAAGTCACAGCTGGATCTGGACCTATAGCCACAGCCACCGGGAGCCTCTCTCCCCGGGCCTCGGCCACCCGGTAATGTTGGGCCCCTCCTTTGTGAGTATGCCAGTGCATGCCGGTGGTCCGCTTATCAAAGACCTGCATGCGGTACATGCCCACATTTCGTTTGCCCGTTTCGGGATGTTTGGTGATAACCACCGGCAGGGTAATGAAAGGCCCCCCGTCCTCTGGCCAACAGTGGAGAATAGGAAGCTGGTCGAGATCTACCTCTTCTCCCTTGAGAACTATCTCCTGGCACGGCGCCTTTTTGACTATCCGGGGCAAGGAGTTGGCCAAACGCTTTATCTTCGGCACCAGTTTGAGTTTTTTAACGATGGAATCTGGAGCCTCGACCTCTATGAAGGTGGTAATTTCCTCGGCCAGAGACTCGAGGCTCTCCACCCCCAAAGCCAAACACATTCTTCTCTCAGAACCAAAGGCATTGGTAATCACCGGATATCGATAGCCAGAGACATTTTCAAACAATAAGGCCGGCCCATAGGCCTTAGAAACCCGATCGGTGATCTCTGTAATCTCCAATTTTGGACTTACAGGGTCTTTTATCCTCAGGAGTTCTCCCTCGGCCTCCAGAGTCTGAATGAAGTGTTGGAGATCCTTGTATGCAATCATGGCTCCTCCGGTAATCAGCCCTCATTGGGTGCTTTATTTTATTCCTGTGTATATGGTCACAATTCCCATGGTCAGGGGACGATGGCTTACCTCTTTGAATCCGACCTCTTCCATCATAAAGGCGAAACGTGTCGGTTCGGGAAAGGCCCAAATGGAGGAGGCCAGGTAGCGATAGGCCTCCTCGTCTCCGGAGATGATTCCAGCCACCTTGGGGAGGATATGGGAGAGATAAAAACGGTAAAGGCCCCTGAAAAGCCCTTTGGGCCTGGAGAATTCAAGGATTACCACCTTACCTCTGGGCTTAAGGACCCGGTGCATTTCTGAGAGGCCTTTGTCTGGCCGGGAAAGGTTGCGTATCCCAAAGGCTACCGTGGCTCCCCAGACACATTCATCTTCCAGAGGAAGGCGTTCACCATCGCCACAGACCGAGAGAATTAAGTCCTCTTGGGAGTCAGTCTTGAGGCGGGCCTTTCCATAGGCCAGCATCTCATAACAGAAGTCAACGGCAATTACCTCCCGCGGCCGCTGACGGACAAGCTCGAGGGCCAGAGGGAGGGTTCCAGCGCACAGGTCGAGTATAGGGCCCTGATAGTGATAAAGCTCTCGGGCGGCCCGTTGCCGCCAGAGATGGTCTATGCCAAAGCTGGTAATAGTGTTGACAAGGTCATAGCGTCTGACTACTGCCGAAAACTTTTCTTTGACGAAACGCTTTTTGTCTTTTCTTTCGGCTAACATGGGACGAATTCGAGAGTCACTTGCTGGCTAAGCTCGCCTCGCTCAAAGAGCCTCTGAAAGAAGGTCTCCAGGGCCTTGATCTTTTGACTCTGGAGATCGTACTCGAGCCCTTGAAGATAGCCAAGACATTCTTCCTCGCTAAGAGAGACCAGGCGCGAGCACTGACAGGCGATCTCTCTAAGGCGCAGGGTCCCCTCTTGACGAGAGCGATAGAGGGCTTTGGTTACCTGGCAGACTTCGTTTAAGGCTTCCTCGGCAAACCGACGGCAGACAGCCATAACGGCAAAGACAAAGGGCAGGCCAGTATAACGAAGCCAGAGGTCAGCCAAGTCGTAAACTCGCCTGAGAGGGGGGCTTTGCCTGAGTCTCAAAGCCTCATCACCGATGGAAAGATAGGCCTGAGGCCTAGGCCAAAAGAGCTCCCTTTCGGCCCAGTTACCCACAAAATATCGAGGTTTTATTCCCAGCTCATCTTCAAGGAGCATCTTAAGGAGGGCCACCGAGGTCTGGCTGTGCCGAGTAAGGAGAACCGGGCCAGAGCCTATCTCCTCCAAAGGGCGGTTAGAGAAGAGGAGCACACTCCCTACGGCACCGGTGGCGCTAATGGATATGTCGGGCACCAGTAGATAATCTTTGGCCCGGCAGGCGTATTCGTGGGAGGAAATAAGCCCCATATCTATTTCTCCCGCGGCCAAAGCCTGGTTGAGAGTGGTCGGAGGGGCCTCGATGATCTCCCAGTCGGCGGCCTCAGCCAGCTCCCGAAAGGTAAAAAGCAAGGGAGAGGTGTTGAGATAGCCCACGATGCCGATGGTCACCTTAGCCATAGATCCAAGAAAGTTCCGGAGGATGGCTGGAGGTGGTCAGGAACCCGGCCAGATCTTCGGCCGCCAGTCCCAATCCATCTATCCTTAAGCTCAGGAAGGCCGCCCTTTTGCCCTGCTCCAGGCTTCCCCAGTCTCTCTCCAAACCCAAGGCCCTGGCTCCGTAAATGGTGCCCATCTTGATGATCTCCTCCGGGGGAATTCGGGGGAAGAAGCGGGCCACAGTAGCCATCTCGGCGAAGATAGACAGACGATCATTGCTGGCCAAGCTGTCAGTGCCTAAGGCAGGCCTAATCCCCAAGGCCAGAAACCTCTCCACCGGCGGAAGCCCCACCCCCAAGAAGGTGTTGCTCCGGGGGCAGAGGCAGACTGAGGCCCCCGTGCGGGAGATAAGTTCTAAATCTTCAAGGTCCACCTGAACCACGTGGACGCAAAGGGTTCGCTGGTCAAGCAGCCCCAGAGAGTGAAGATAGGCCACAGGGCTCATCTCCGGGGGCCTGAAGGAGGGATTCCACTGGCCTCGTTCCTCCAGCAAAAACCTAATAGGCCCTGAGCCCTCTTTTAAAAAGAGGACTTCTTCGGGACACTCGGCTACATGGATGGAAAAGATTGACCGTCGACTCCGAGTCCAGGCCTTGATGGCCTGAAGAAGCAGGGGAGAAACGGTGTATGGTGAGTGGGCCGAAAGGCTTATCCGAATTCCCGGGGTTCGGCCCAGACCAACTAGTTCTTTAAACTCCCGAGATCCGTTGCGGAAGTTAATTATCTCTCGGAAAAAGATCCCTTCCACCGGAGAGCTTTCCAGGGCGCTTAAGGCCAAAGGAGTATTGCCGATATCGGCGATAACCCCTACCCCCTCATGCCACATCTCTCGAACCGCCTGCCAGGCTGCCTCTTTGGCCTCATCCTCCCCGACTTCGGTGCGTCCCTTAATAAGACTCTTTACCCAGGAGATGAAAGATCCGGTGGGCGTAAGACGCCACTTAAGGGCTGAGAGCTCCAGGTGTACATGGGCATTGACCAGGGCTGGCATCAAAACCACTTCCCCCAGATCAAAGACCACCCCCAGATCCTTAAGTTGGCGGTAGGGGCCCACGGCGATGATTCGTCCCTTGGCCGTGGCGACAATGCCATCTTCGATAACCGGAGAGCTAACAGGGTAGATATATTTGGCCCGAAAGATCTTGAGTTCGGACATGGCTTAAGTTTTAAGACTCCACCAGGGTGTAGTCCATGAGGCGCTGTCGGGCCTCAAAGCCGGCCTCCTCAATAAAGCGTCTGATCTCCTCTACCGAAAGGCGATGGCTCACACCGGTAGCGGCAACGACGTTTTCTTCAATCATGGTGCTACCGAAATCGTTGGCCCCAAAGTAGAGGGCTACCTGGGCAATCTTTGGCCCCTGGGTGACCCAGGAGGCCTGAATATTGGGAATGTTGTCTAGAAGTATCCGAGATATTGCCAAGGTACGTAAATATTCCGCTCCCGAGGCCGGGAGAACATCAATGGCTGTATTGCGAGGTTGAAAGGGCCAGGGAATAAAGGCCGTAAACCCTCCGGTCCGATCTTGAAGGTCCCGGATTCGGAGGATATGGGTGAGACGTTCCTCGATGGTCTCAATGTGGCCAAACATCATGGTTGCCGTGGTCTTAAGACCCAACCTGTGAGCCGTCTCCATGACTTCAAGCCAGGCCTGGGCTGAGCACTTCCGGGGAGAAAGTTGTTCCCTTACCCTATCCACCAGAATCTCCGCCCCACCACCAGGAATGGAGTCAAGCCCCGCGGCAATGAGTCGCTCAAGGACCTTGACTATACTGAGGCCACTTATTTCTGAGAAGTGGACAATCTCTGGAGGGGAGAACCCGTGGATGTGAAGCCCCGGAAACTCTGTTTTCATAAAGCGAAGCATCTCCTCATAGAAGGAAAGATCAAGGTCGGGGTGAAGCCCCCCCTGAAGGAGAATCTGGGTACCACCAAGATCCAAGGTCTCTTGAATCTTTTGCCGAAGGGTCTCTTTATCAAGCACGTAACC from Thermosulfuriphilus ammonigenes encodes the following:
- a CDS encoding ubiquinone/menaquinone biosynthesis methyltransferase, coding for MLAERKDKKRFVKEKFSAVVRRYDLVNTITSFGIDHLWRQRAARELYHYQGPILDLCAGTLPLALELVRQRPREVIAVDFCYEMLAYGKARLKTDSQEDLILSVCGDGERLPLEDECVWGATVAFGIRNLSRPDKGLSEMHRVLKPRGKVVILEFSRPKGLFRGLYRFYLSHILPKVAGIISGDEEAYRYLASSIWAFPEPTRFAFMMEEVGFKEVSHRPLTMGIVTIYTGIK
- a CDS encoding menaquinone biosynthesis decarboxylase, coding for MAYKDLQHFIQTLEAEGELLRIKDPVSPKLEITEITDRVSKAYGPALLFENVSGYRYPVITNAFGSERRMCLALGVESLESLAEEITTFIEVEAPDSIVKKLKLVPKIKRLANSLPRIVKKAPCQEIVLKGEEVDLDQLPILHCWPEDGGPFITLPVVITKHPETGKRNVGMYRMQVFDKRTTGMHWHTHKGGAQHYRVAEARGERLPVAVAIGPDPAVTYAATAPLPDDLDEFIFAGFLRGEPVELVRCQTVDLEVPANSQFVLEGYVEPGERRLEGPFGDHTGYYSLPDYYPVFHVTCLTMRKKAIYPATIVGRPPQEDCYMAKATERLFLPLIKRTLPEIVDMNLPIEGVFHNLAFVSIDKRYPGHARKVACALWGLGQMMFTKIIVVFDREVNVQDLSECLWRMTNNIDPRRDIFFVDGPVDALDHAAPHLHYGSKMAIDATRKWPEEGFLRDWPAVIEMDEATRQKVEPIWQKIVKRLRK
- the mqnC gene encoding cyclic dehypoxanthinyl futalosine synthase, whose product is MCQRVLDGHRIGLGEALCLYHEADLTSLGALAHEVRLRLHPQPLVTYVVDRNINYTNVCLSGCKFCAFFRAPGQDGGYVLDKETLRQKIQETLDLGGTQILLQGGLHPDLDLSFYEEMLRFMKTEFPGLHIHGFSPPEIVHFSEISGLSIVKVLERLIAAGLDSIPGGGAEILVDRVREQLSPRKCSAQAWLEVMETAHRLGLKTTATMMFGHIETIEERLTHILRIRDLQDRTGGFTAFIPWPFQPRNTAIDVLPASGAEYLRTLAISRILLDNIPNIQASWVTQGPKIAQVALYFGANDFGSTMIEENVVAATGVSHRLSVEEIRRFIEEAGFEARQRLMDYTLVES
- a CDS encoding menaquinone biosynthetic enzyme MqnA/MqnD family protein; the protein is MAKVTIGIVGYLNTSPLLFTFRELAEAADWEIIEAPPTTLNQALAAGEIDMGLISSHEYACRAKDYLLVPDISISATGAVGSVLLFSNRPLEEIGSGPVLLTRHSQTSVALLKMLLEDELGIKPRYFVGNWAERELFWPRPQAYLSIGDEALRLRQSPPLRRVYDLADLWLRYTGLPFVFAVMAVCRRFAEEALNEVCQVTKALYRSRQEGTLRLREIACQCSRLVSLSEEECLGYLQGLEYDLQSQKIKALETFFQRLFERGELSQQVTLEFVPC
- a CDS encoding UbiX family flavin prenyltransferase, with product MRLLVAITGASGSIYGKKLVENATEVGAEVEVIFSSAGEKVYAHELGEPPQNLASLAKAIYRADDLFAPPASGSAPYEAMVICPCTMGTLAAVAQGLASNLIHRAADVFLKEGRPLYLVVRETPFNRIHLENMLRASEAGAIIYPAMPAFYYRPETLEEMVAFFVRRLLARLGLPVHHPRWGN
- a CDS encoding amidohydrolase family protein — protein: MSELKIFRAKYIYPVSSPVIEDGIVATAKGRIIAVGPYRQLKDLGVVFDLGEVVLMPALVNAHVHLELSALKWRLTPTGSFISWVKSLIKGRTEVGEDEAKEAAWQAVREMWHEGVGVIADIGNTPLALSALESSPVEGIFFREIINFRNGSREFKELVGLGRTPGIRISLSAHSPYTVSPLLLQAIKAWTRSRRSIFSIHVAECPEEVLFLKEGSGPIRFLLEERGQWNPSFRPPEMSPVAYLHSLGLLDQRTLCVHVVQVDLEDLELISRTGASVCLCPRSNTFLGVGLPPVERFLALGIRPALGTDSLASNDRLSIFAEMATVARFFPRIPPEEIIKMGTIYGARALGLERDWGSLEQGKRAAFLSLRIDGLGLAAEDLAGFLTTSSHPPELSWIYG